In a genomic window of Demequina muriae:
- a CDS encoding aminoacyl-tRNA deacylase, which yields MTSAPETPETPETPATRALAASGIEFEVTAHGPVRSLEEAAEARGLEPRQILKTLVVRRGEDDFLFVLVPGDRQISWPKLREHLGVSRLSMPDKDTARDVTGYERGTITPFGSSPSPAGTPWPVIADALIVSREGPVSIGGGAHGVAASVHPAQLVEVLEATVADVTEPA from the coding sequence GTGACCTCCGCCCCGGAGACGCCGGAGACGCCGGAGACGCCGGCGACGAGGGCGCTCGCCGCATCGGGCATCGAGTTCGAGGTCACCGCGCACGGTCCGGTCCGCTCTCTCGAGGAGGCCGCCGAGGCCCGGGGGCTCGAGCCGCGCCAGATCCTCAAGACGCTCGTGGTGCGCCGCGGCGAGGACGACTTCCTGTTCGTGCTCGTGCCGGGCGACCGCCAGATCTCTTGGCCCAAGCTGCGCGAGCACCTGGGCGTCTCACGGCTGTCGATGCCGGACAAGGACACCGCGCGCGACGTCACCGGCTACGAGCGCGGCACCATCACGCCGTTCGGGTCGTCGCCGTCGCCCGCAGGCACGCCCTGGCCGGTGATCGCCGACGCGCTGATCGTGTCGCGAGAGGGGCCGGTGTCGATCGGCGGCGGAGCCCACGGGGTCGCGGCGTCGGTGCACCCGGCTCAGCTGGTCGAGGTGCTGGAGGCGACGGTCGCCGACGTCACCGAGCCTGCGTAG
- a CDS encoding sigma-70 family RNA polymerase sigma factor, translating into MSAERHLRAVPDTPSDGASAPAPDVTSLLERTALGDAEAYERLYDAVAGSVFGLAVRIVRDRDMAEDIAQEALVEVWHRAARFDSALGSARSWILTIAHRRAVDRVRSEQAHTTRMHAHGVRDEVDAAEQDSVVNVMYREWESARVRAGMDSLTERQREAIELTYFKGYTQREAADALGVPLGTAKARIRDGLIKLRDALGGER; encoded by the coding sequence ATGAGCGCCGAACGCCACCTGCGCGCGGTTCCCGACACGCCGTCGGACGGGGCATCCGCTCCCGCTCCGGACGTCACGTCGCTGCTCGAACGCACCGCTCTGGGCGACGCCGAGGCGTACGAACGTCTCTACGACGCCGTCGCGGGCTCCGTCTTCGGTCTCGCCGTGCGGATCGTGCGCGACCGCGACATGGCCGAGGACATCGCGCAGGAGGCGCTCGTCGAGGTGTGGCACCGGGCCGCACGGTTCGACAGCGCCTTGGGCTCGGCACGTTCGTGGATACTCACCATCGCCCACCGGCGCGCGGTGGACCGCGTGCGCTCCGAGCAGGCGCACACGACCCGGATGCACGCCCACGGAGTGCGGGACGAGGTGGACGCCGCCGAGCAGGACTCGGTGGTGAACGTGATGTACCGCGAGTGGGAGTCGGCTCGCGTCCGGGCAGGCATGGACTCGCTCACGGAGCGCCAGCGCGAAGCGATCGAGCTCACGTACTTCAAGGGCTACACCCAGCGCGAGGCGGCGGACGCACTGGGCGTGCCGCTGGGCACCGCGAAGGCCCGCATTCGCGACGGCCTCATCAAGCTCCGCGACGCGTTGGGAGGCGAGCGATGA
- a CDS encoding anti-sigma factor: MTIDPHSLVGAYAVDALEAPERALVEAHLDDCAECREELASFAAVTMAIADAHATAPPPFLRSRVMAAVGGTPQLTPARADARAFAAADARLETRAGVRPDALAADHAPAPAGRAGRAERSRARRWMPALLGAAASAVAVAIVAVGALNVGGGDDAAQIALEKDVMMVTSAPDAQSMDLDLGNGHVVASERMDGVALMGASAPMPTDGMEYQVWLVMDDGTAMPGPTFMPQDDGEYMAVVHMDLGDVTAVCITEEPAGGSTHPTMEPMLTVEL, from the coding sequence ATGACCATCGACCCGCACTCCCTGGTGGGCGCCTACGCCGTCGACGCGCTCGAGGCGCCCGAGCGCGCGCTCGTCGAGGCCCACCTCGACGACTGCGCGGAGTGCCGCGAGGAGCTCGCGTCGTTCGCGGCGGTGACGATGGCGATCGCCGATGCGCACGCCACCGCTCCGCCCCCCTTCCTGCGGTCGCGGGTGATGGCGGCCGTCGGCGGCACTCCCCAGCTCACGCCGGCACGCGCCGATGCGCGGGCCTTCGCAGCGGCCGATGCGCGGTTGGAGACGCGCGCCGGGGTCCGCCCCGACGCGCTCGCCGCAGACCACGCGCCGGCTCCGGCCGGACGGGCGGGCCGCGCCGAGCGCAGCCGCGCGCGGCGATGGATGCCCGCGCTCCTCGGCGCCGCCGCATCGGCCGTCGCGGTCGCGATCGTGGCCGTCGGCGCGCTGAACGTCGGCGGCGGTGACGACGCCGCGCAGATCGCGCTCGAGAAGGACGTGATGATGGTGACGTCGGCGCCCGACGCGCAGTCCATGGACCTCGACCTCGGCAACGGCCACGTGGTCGCGAGCGAGCGCATGGACGGCGTGGCGCTCATGGGCGCGTCCGCCCCGATGCCCACCGACGGCATGGAGTACCAGGTGTGGCTCGTGATGGACGACGGCACGGCGATGCCAGGCCCCACCTTCATGCCGCAGGACGACGGCGAGTACATGGCGGTGGTCCACATGGACCTGGGCGACGTCACTGCCGTATGCATCACCGAGGAGCCTGCGGGCGGCTCGACCCACCCCACGATGGAACCGATGCTCACCGTCGAGCTCTAG
- a CDS encoding cytochrome c biogenesis protein CcdA: MLLLTLVGLVSGIITAISPCVLPVLPAILTSSIQDGAASRRRPVVVVAGLVTSFAVFTLLGGLLLSSLGLPQDVLRWAGIVVLALVGLGLAIPPLGELLQRPFERIGPPQLKRDGNGFVMGLALGLVFVPCAGPILASITVLAATNGYSWGLVVLTLSFSVGIAVPLLAFGLAGQAMGGRIRAVREHLRAIRIGSGVVLLATALVVATNVAEPLQRWVPGVLASAQEAIEDNDAVRGELDGLTGREEAAPAGGDALTFDECEAGAPDALQNCGPARDLVGIQEWLNTKDGRALDIDALTSDGGVVLIDFWTYSCINCQRTFPFLTAWDERYRDDGLTIIGVHSPEFAFEREVDNVADAAERYGIDYPIAIDNDFETWREWDQRFWPAHYLIDSDGVVRQVHYGEGRYAETEELIQRLLDTAPMPAVDANPGRHTVGRTPETYLGYGRLEYADNAGQVRDDEAAVFGHDAFPQPDHFAYLGEWTVTEEHALSGAGARLMLNFYAADVHLVMAGEGEVRVTLLDDADYERVVEVNGVSDLYDLYEGAPLDDVMILEFSPGIEAYAFTFG, from the coding sequence ATGCTCCTGCTCACCCTCGTCGGCCTCGTGTCCGGCATCATCACCGCCATCAGCCCGTGCGTGCTGCCGGTCCTGCCCGCGATCCTCACGAGCTCCATCCAGGACGGGGCGGCCTCGCGGCGGCGGCCGGTGGTGGTGGTCGCCGGTCTGGTGACCAGCTTCGCGGTGTTCACGCTGCTGGGCGGTCTGCTGCTCTCGTCGCTGGGCCTGCCGCAGGACGTGCTCCGCTGGGCCGGGATCGTCGTGCTCGCGCTCGTGGGCCTGGGGCTCGCGATCCCGCCGCTCGGCGAGCTGCTGCAGCGGCCCTTCGAGCGCATCGGCCCTCCCCAGCTCAAGCGCGACGGCAACGGATTCGTCATGGGCCTCGCGCTGGGGCTGGTGTTCGTGCCGTGCGCCGGGCCGATCCTCGCGTCGATCACCGTGCTGGCGGCGACCAACGGCTACAGCTGGGGGCTCGTCGTGCTGACGCTCAGCTTCTCCGTGGGAATCGCCGTGCCGCTGCTCGCCTTCGGTCTCGCCGGGCAGGCCATGGGTGGGCGCATCCGGGCCGTGCGCGAGCACCTGCGGGCGATCCGCATCGGCTCGGGCGTGGTGCTGCTCGCGACCGCGCTCGTGGTCGCCACGAACGTCGCGGAGCCGCTGCAGCGCTGGGTGCCCGGCGTGCTCGCGAGCGCCCAAGAGGCAATCGAGGACAACGACGCGGTGCGCGGAGAGCTCGACGGCCTCACCGGTCGGGAGGAGGCCGCTCCGGCGGGAGGCGATGCGCTCACGTTCGACGAGTGCGAGGCGGGCGCGCCCGATGCGCTGCAGAACTGCGGCCCCGCGCGAGACCTGGTGGGCATCCAGGAGTGGCTGAACACCAAGGACGGCCGGGCCCTCGACATCGACGCGCTCACGAGCGACGGCGGCGTGGTGCTGATCGACTTCTGGACCTACTCGTGCATCAACTGCCAGCGCACCTTCCCCTTCCTCACGGCATGGGACGAGCGCTATCGCGACGACGGGCTCACGATCATCGGCGTGCACTCCCCCGAGTTCGCCTTCGAGCGAGAGGTCGACAACGTGGCTGATGCGGCGGAGCGCTACGGGATCGACTACCCGATCGCGATCGACAACGACTTCGAGACCTGGCGCGAGTGGGACCAGCGCTTCTGGCCGGCGCACTACCTGATCGACTCCGACGGGGTGGTGCGTCAGGTCCACTACGGCGAGGGCCGTTACGCGGAGACCGAAGAGCTGATCCAGCGACTGCTCGATACCGCGCCCATGCCCGCGGTGGACGCCAACCCCGGCCGTCACACCGTGGGCCGCACTCCGGAGACATACCTGGGGTACGGGCGCCTCGAGTACGCGGACAACGCGGGTCAGGTGCGCGACGACGAGGCCGCCGTGTTCGGCCACGACGCCTTCCCCCAGCCTGATCACTTCGCGTACCTCGGCGAGTGGACCGTGACCGAGGAGCATGCCCTCTCGGGAGCCGGAGCGCGCCTGATGCTCAACTTCTACGCCGCGGACGTCCACCTGGTGATGGCGGGCGAGGGCGAGGTGCGGGTCACCCTGCTCGATGACGCGGACTACGAGCGCGTGGTCGAGGTGAATGGCGTCTCCGACCTCTACGACCTGTACGAAGGCGCACCCCTCGACGACGTGATGATCCTGGAGTTCTCCCCCGGCATCGAGGCGTACGCCTTCACCTTTGGGTAA
- a CDS encoding methyltransferase family protein gives MSALKDGRWGLVAVQGLLFAAVAVTALLPGPLLWRSLWTGLALVILGSVGVIWSAKDLGRALTPSPVPNHQGLVARGLYRHARHPMYTALVVICLGVAVGSGTWWCYVSVALLAAFLEYKTRVEERYLLSEYEGYAEYSTRTGKFFPGVGQRVASR, from the coding sequence ATGAGTGCACTCAAGGACGGACGCTGGGGCCTGGTCGCGGTGCAGGGACTGCTGTTCGCCGCGGTCGCGGTGACGGCGCTGCTCCCCGGCCCGCTGCTGTGGCGGTCCCTGTGGACCGGGCTCGCGCTCGTGATCCTCGGTTCCGTCGGCGTCATCTGGTCCGCGAAGGATCTGGGGCGGGCGCTCACCCCGTCGCCGGTGCCCAACCATCAGGGGCTGGTCGCGCGCGGCCTCTACCGTCACGCGCGGCATCCCATGTACACCGCACTGGTGGTGATCTGCCTGGGAGTCGCCGTCGGCTCCGGCACATGGTGGTGCTACGTCTCCGTGGCGCTGCTCGCCGCGTTCCTGGAGTACAAGACCCGCGTCGAGGAGCGCTACCTGCTCTCCGAGTACGAGGGCTATGCGGAGTACTCCACGCGCACCGGCAAGTTCTTCCCCGGGGTGGGGCAGCGCGTCGCCTCTCGCTAG
- a CDS encoding 1-acyl-sn-glycerol-3-phosphate acyltransferase, producing MTTADARAAKPAKAPRRSVFWRLPPVWVRRVVIAPLIVLAAFVWLPLLVWIGVVVAGVVAWALPGRVRVLRVIFMAGLYLLWDATALVWMFGLWVISGFGWKLRTPWFEREHYRIAGLMLGSLFWAARRVLRLEIEFRDANFDALAKGRPLIVVSRHAGPGDSFIIVEALINQYSREPAIVLKDTLQWDPAVDVLLNRLPTRFVTPERHRKPGAPGGSASIGELAAGLEGEDALLIFPEGANATPKRRERRIAELRAAGHGELADRAEAMPHVMPPHAGGVLAALDARPEAAVVVVAHTGLEALSTARDVWRELPVDKRIVLKGWTAAPEEIPEGREARADWLYDWWERVDAWIDEHRPVP from the coding sequence GTGACCACGGCCGATGCGCGGGCAGCCAAGCCCGCGAAGGCGCCACGACGCAGCGTCTTCTGGCGTCTGCCGCCGGTGTGGGTGCGGCGCGTGGTGATCGCCCCGCTGATCGTGCTCGCGGCGTTCGTGTGGCTGCCGCTGCTGGTCTGGATCGGCGTGGTGGTGGCGGGCGTGGTCGCCTGGGCGCTGCCGGGCCGGGTGCGCGTGCTGCGGGTGATCTTCATGGCGGGCCTGTACCTGCTGTGGGACGCGACCGCGCTGGTGTGGATGTTCGGGCTGTGGGTGATCTCGGGTTTCGGGTGGAAGCTGCGCACCCCGTGGTTCGAGCGCGAGCACTATCGCATCGCCGGCCTCATGCTGGGCTCGCTGTTCTGGGCGGCGCGCCGGGTGCTGCGCCTCGAGATCGAGTTCAGGGACGCGAACTTCGATGCGCTGGCGAAGGGCAGGCCGCTCATCGTGGTGTCCCGTCATGCGGGGCCGGGGGATTCGTTCATCATCGTCGAGGCGCTCATCAACCAGTACTCACGCGAGCCCGCCATCGTGCTCAAGGACACGCTGCAGTGGGACCCCGCCGTGGACGTGCTGCTCAACCGGCTGCCCACCCGGTTCGTCACGCCGGAGCGCCATCGCAAGCCAGGCGCGCCAGGAGGGTCGGCGTCCATCGGCGAGCTCGCGGCCGGACTCGAGGGAGAAGACGCGCTGCTGATCTTCCCCGAGGGGGCGAACGCGACCCCCAAGCGCCGCGAGCGCCGCATCGCGGAGCTGCGCGCGGCGGGTCATGGGGAGCTGGCTGACCGCGCGGAGGCCATGCCGCACGTGATGCCGCCGCATGCCGGGGGAGTGCTCGCCGCTCTCGACGCTCGTCCCGAGGCGGCCGTGGTCGTCGTGGCGCACACCGGACTCGAGGCGCTGTCGACCGCCAGAGACGTGTGGCGCGAACTGCCCGTCGACAAGCGCATCGTCCTCAAGGGCTGGACCGCCGCGCCCGAGGAGATCCCTGAGGGACGCGAGGCGCGTGCCGACTGGCTGTACGACTGGTGGGAGCGCGTGGACGCGTGGATCGACGAGCATCGGCCCGTTCCCTAG
- a CDS encoding dienelactone hydrolase family protein has protein sequence MAEILMLHHVHGLTEGLCSLADRLRASGHTVHTPDVFGGRTFASIDDGIAYADRIGHDALLEAAQREARHHPHADVVMGFSMGAGPAQHLAQVRRRMRGCVLVGGASSAEMHGSTWRPRVALQIHVADPDDWCTADEVGALEREVPTAEVYRYPHQRHMFVDPSTRDYDADAADTFEERLNEWLLRLDA, from the coding sequence ATGGCCGAGATTCTGATGCTCCACCACGTGCACGGCCTCACCGAGGGCCTGTGCTCGCTGGCGGACCGTCTGCGCGCGAGCGGCCACACGGTGCACACTCCCGATGTGTTCGGGGGCAGGACCTTCGCCAGCATCGATGACGGCATCGCGTACGCCGACCGCATCGGGCACGACGCCCTGCTGGAGGCGGCGCAGCGAGAGGCGCGGCACCACCCTCACGCGGACGTGGTGATGGGATTCTCCATGGGCGCCGGGCCAGCGCAGCACCTGGCGCAGGTGCGCCGGCGCATGCGCGGATGCGTGCTCGTCGGCGGGGCGAGCAGCGCCGAGATGCACGGCTCCACCTGGCGTCCGCGAGTGGCGCTGCAGATTCACGTCGCGGACCCCGACGACTGGTGCACCGCGGACGAGGTGGGCGCGTTGGAGCGAGAGGTCCCCACCGCCGAGGTCTACCGTTACCCGCACCAGCGCCACATGTTCGTGGATCCCTCGACGCGCGACTACGACGCCGATGCCGCCGACACGTTCGAGGAGCGGCTGAACGAGTGGCTCTTGCGCCTCGACGCTTAG
- a CDS encoding SDR family oxidoreductase, whose translation MEQLHAVVTGASSGIGYETVRSLTRDHGMRVTAVARRRDRLDELAAQTGCAVVQADITSQEDVDRLARELDEPVHVLVNNAGGAIGWDTVAESSLQAWSDQYELNVVGTVRVTQALLPALTASGRGDVVVVTSTAGHEPYENGAGYVAAKHAAVAMTRTLRLELTGTGVRVIEIAPGMVRTEEFSLNRFGGDDRAADAVYEGIEPLTAHDIAEAITWAVTRPHHVNIDQLVIRPREQAGAAKTVRRPSNTP comes from the coding sequence ATGGAACAGTTGCATGCCGTCGTCACCGGCGCATCGTCCGGCATCGGATACGAGACCGTCCGCTCGCTCACCCGCGACCACGGCATGCGCGTCACCGCAGTGGCGCGCCGCCGCGACCGCCTCGACGAGCTCGCGGCGCAGACCGGATGCGCCGTCGTCCAGGCCGACATCACCTCGCAGGAGGACGTCGACCGGCTCGCTCGCGAGCTGGACGAGCCCGTGCACGTGCTGGTGAACAACGCGGGCGGTGCGATCGGCTGGGACACCGTGGCCGAGTCGAGCCTCCAGGCGTGGAGCGACCAGTACGAGCTCAACGTGGTCGGCACCGTCCGCGTCACGCAGGCGCTGCTGCCCGCGCTCACCGCATCGGGCCGGGGCGACGTGGTGGTCGTGACCTCGACCGCCGGCCACGAGCCCTATGAGAACGGCGCGGGCTACGTCGCCGCCAAGCACGCCGCCGTCGCGATGACCCGCACGCTCCGGCTCGAGCTCACCGGCACCGGAGTGCGCGTCATCGAGATCGCGCCCGGCATGGTGCGCACGGAGGAGTTCTCGCTCAACCGGTTCGGCGGTGACGACCGCGCTGCGGACGCGGTGTACGAGGGCATCGAACCGCTGACCGCTCACGACATCGCCGAGGCGATCACGTGGGCCGTGACGCGGCCTCACCACGTCAACATCGACCAGCTGGTGATCCGCCCCCGGGAGCAGGCCGGGGCCGCTAAAACGGTACGGCGGCCCTCGAACA
- a CDS encoding MFS transporter, producing MRDDATPDRSPEHPHGYAVPTPGTSASALVPADPTPESAAPGAAPSARPWTPPASSRRSMAALIALAASAFMIVTNEIAPMGLIRLMAADLGRTESEIGLVTTVFAVVAMVTTVPLALLTTRLPRRPLIVATMTFWSAGALVMATADSFTQVLGGRVITAMGHALFWAVVTPAAAGMFAPQMRGRSVTRLMLGASGAGVIGLPMSTWLAQQTDWRVPFWIIGIGGLVLAVTIAVLMPSFRTEQGSAARGDVPSLRRFIRVLLVVLLTTSSMATTWTYITPFFVEVSGFAESTVPVLLALGGATGVVSMWLTGRFLDRWPVRAVALGEAGLVIMWLGLASLGQHKPVAILMVLLQGLAWSLLVAAMLNWALRHTPWSSDIGVGAQASTFNAGNAVGSVLGAAMLAWWGAQWLPLASAVMSAAALALVVAVAPDATRALARRGVRQRR from the coding sequence ATGCGCGACGACGCGACCCCCGACCGCTCACCCGAGCACCCGCACGGCTATGCCGTGCCGACGCCAGGGACGAGCGCATCGGCCCTCGTGCCGGCCGACCCCACGCCGGAGAGCGCGGCGCCGGGCGCCGCCCCCTCCGCCCGGCCATGGACCCCTCCCGCGTCGTCGCGCAGGTCGATGGCGGCACTGATCGCCCTCGCGGCCTCGGCGTTCATGATCGTCACCAACGAGATCGCGCCGATGGGGCTCATCCGGCTGATGGCGGCGGACCTAGGCCGCACCGAGTCGGAGATCGGCCTGGTGACGACAGTGTTCGCCGTGGTTGCGATGGTGACGACCGTGCCGCTCGCGCTCCTCACCACTCGCCTGCCGCGGCGGCCGCTCATCGTCGCGACCATGACGTTCTGGTCCGCAGGCGCGCTCGTCATGGCGACCGCGGATTCCTTCACTCAGGTGCTGGGCGGGCGCGTCATCACCGCCATGGGTCACGCGCTGTTCTGGGCGGTGGTGACCCCGGCCGCGGCGGGCATGTTCGCGCCCCAGATGCGCGGGCGCTCCGTGACGCGGCTGATGCTCGGGGCATCGGGCGCGGGCGTGATCGGCCTGCCGATGTCGACGTGGCTCGCGCAGCAGACGGACTGGCGGGTGCCGTTCTGGATCATCGGCATCGGCGGCCTGGTGCTCGCGGTCACCATCGCAGTGCTGATGCCGAGCTTCCGCACGGAGCAGGGCTCTGCCGCTCGCGGGGACGTGCCGTCGTTGCGGCGATTCATCAGGGTGCTGCTGGTGGTACTGCTCACCACGTCCTCGATGGCCACCACCTGGACCTACATCACGCCGTTCTTCGTCGAGGTCTCGGGCTTCGCAGAGTCCACCGTGCCGGTGCTGCTCGCGCTCGGTGGCGCGACGGGCGTGGTCTCCATGTGGCTCACCGGCCGGTTCCTGGATCGCTGGCCCGTCAGGGCCGTCGCGCTGGGCGAGGCGGGCCTCGTGATCATGTGGCTGGGGCTCGCCTCGCTCGGGCAGCACAAGCCCGTCGCGATCCTGATGGTGCTGCTGCAGGGGCTCGCCTGGTCGCTGCTCGTGGCCGCGATGCTCAACTGGGCACTGCGCCACACGCCGTGGTCGAGCGACATCGGCGTGGGCGCTCAGGCGAGCACGTTCAATGCGGGCAACGCCGTCGGGTCCGTGCTGGGCGCCGCCATGCTGGCGTGGTGGGGCGCGCAGTGGCTGCCGCTCGCATCGGCCGTGATGTCCGCCGCCGCGCTGGCACTCGTCGTGGCGGTGGCTCCCGACGCGACGCGCGCGCTCGCACGTCGCGGCGTGCGTCAGCGGCGGTGA
- a CDS encoding patatin-like phospholipase family protein, with product MTVGYVLGGGGVRGAVEVGMLRALFDAGVTPDLVVGTSIGAINGAAVAANPTAAVVDVLEHAWASPTASAVYGESWPRQLRRLAQSKTHLNDPEPLRLLLESILGADAQFEDLPVPLAVCAASIERASEQWFDTGPVVQAVLASASVPAALPPTRIGDEHYIDGGVVNSIPLGEAISRGADEVYVLQVGRIEEPLGVPTRPSEVGRVAFEISRRHRFARDLDEVPEHVTVHVLPYGGRQPGDERLNAYRRLDRTHARMQAAYDASRLYLEYHRRGR from the coding sequence ATGACCGTGGGCTACGTGCTGGGCGGCGGGGGCGTGCGCGGCGCCGTCGAGGTCGGCATGCTGCGCGCCCTGTTCGATGCGGGCGTGACGCCAGACCTCGTGGTCGGCACCAGCATCGGCGCCATCAACGGAGCGGCCGTGGCCGCGAACCCCACCGCGGCCGTCGTGGACGTGCTCGAGCACGCGTGGGCCTCACCCACCGCATCGGCCGTCTACGGGGAGTCGTGGCCGCGCCAGCTGCGCCGGCTCGCGCAGTCGAAGACCCATCTCAACGATCCCGAGCCGCTGCGGCTGCTGCTCGAGTCGATTCTGGGCGCGGACGCGCAGTTCGAGGACCTGCCGGTGCCGCTCGCGGTGTGCGCCGCCAGCATCGAACGGGCATCCGAGCAGTGGTTCGACACCGGCCCGGTCGTTCAGGCGGTGCTCGCCAGCGCCTCGGTGCCGGCCGCACTGCCGCCCACGCGCATCGGCGACGAGCACTACATCGACGGCGGCGTGGTCAACTCGATCCCGCTGGGTGAGGCGATCTCCCGCGGCGCCGACGAGGTCTACGTGCTGCAGGTGGGCCGCATCGAGGAGCCGCTCGGGGTGCCTACGCGGCCGTCGGAGGTGGGCCGCGTCGCGTTCGAGATCTCGCGCCGCCACCGGTTCGCACGGGACCTGGATGAGGTGCCGGAGCACGTCACGGTGCACGTGCTCCCGTACGGCGGCCGCCAGCCCGGCGATGAACGGCTGAACGCCTACCGCCGCCTCGACCGCACGCACGCCCGCATGCAGGCGGCCTACGACGCGTCGCGCCTGTACCTCGAGTACCACCGGCGCGGCCGGTGA
- the glsA gene encoding glutaminase A: MRSPVQEYLESIVEQCGGTDGEVASYIPELADADPDGFALALATIDGHVYTVGDADLRYSIQSISKPFTYALALADQGFEAVDAKIDVEPSGDAFNEISLASDSGRPRNPMINAGAITAASLVAGDDGQHRFQRVLEWYGAFAGRELDVDDAIYDSEITTTHRNRAIAHMLREFEVLQGHPEDALAQYVRQCAISVDTRDLALMAATLANGGVQPVTGARVLETTSVERVLSVMATCGMYDSAGDWISAVGMPAKSGVSGGIIAVLPGQVGLAVYSPRLDKHGNSARGVQLCERMSRDMEMHLMHVGRSSNTAVRNRFPLSQVASRRRRPEADQAVLDEHADHSTVYELHGDLLFAGVEHVVRAVVDDSPELAIVDVRRVDDVADVARVTLRGLRAMLREAGSEAAIVDPEGVLRDPDAGSDQASPMFDDLDSAVRWCEDELLRRHGDGPTDEQTLVDDHPLLRDLSPEARSVLDAEMEQVTFTADEVVLDKGCDFAGVHVIVSGSAAATVEGPDGTRVHLVTMHPGTSFGELALGTEGIQETCIRAVTDLTLLRLSAESIERITDEQPRVALEMWRAMARDGYREADRTLRSGIVST; this comes from the coding sequence ATGCGTAGCCCCGTGCAGGAGTACCTGGAGAGCATCGTCGAGCAGTGCGGCGGGACCGACGGCGAGGTGGCGTCGTACATCCCCGAGCTGGCCGATGCCGACCCCGACGGCTTCGCGCTCGCGCTCGCCACCATCGACGGCCACGTCTACACGGTGGGCGACGCCGACCTGCGGTACAGCATCCAGTCCATCTCGAAGCCGTTCACCTACGCGCTCGCGCTCGCGGATCAGGGCTTCGAGGCGGTGGACGCGAAGATCGACGTGGAGCCCTCGGGGGACGCGTTCAACGAGATCAGCCTCGCCTCCGACTCCGGCCGGCCCCGCAATCCGATGATCAACGCCGGCGCGATCACTGCGGCGTCGCTCGTCGCGGGCGATGACGGCCAGCACCGCTTCCAGCGCGTGCTCGAGTGGTACGGCGCGTTCGCCGGCCGCGAGCTCGACGTGGACGACGCGATCTACGACTCCGAGATCACCACCACGCACCGCAACCGGGCGATCGCGCACATGCTGCGCGAGTTCGAGGTGCTCCAGGGCCACCCCGAGGACGCTCTCGCGCAGTACGTGCGCCAGTGCGCGATCAGCGTCGACACCCGCGATCTCGCCCTCATGGCGGCCACGCTCGCCAACGGCGGCGTGCAGCCCGTCACCGGTGCACGGGTGCTCGAGACCACCAGCGTCGAGCGCGTCCTCAGCGTGATGGCGACGTGCGGCATGTACGACTCGGCCGGCGACTGGATCTCCGCGGTCGGCATGCCCGCCAAGAGCGGCGTCAGCGGCGGGATCATCGCGGTGCTTCCCGGGCAGGTGGGGCTCGCGGTCTACTCCCCGCGCCTCGACAAGCACGGCAACAGTGCACGCGGCGTGCAGCTGTGCGAGCGGATGTCGCGCGACATGGAGATGCACCTCATGCACGTGGGCCGGTCGTCGAACACCGCCGTGCGGAACCGCTTCCCCCTGTCTCAGGTCGCCTCGCGCCGGCGCCGTCCCGAGGCGGACCAGGCGGTGCTCGACGAGCACGCCGACCATTCGACGGTCTATGAGCTGCACGGCGACCTGCTCTTCGCCGGAGTCGAGCACGTGGTCAGGGCCGTCGTGGACGACAGCCCCGAGCTGGCGATCGTGGACGTGCGCCGAGTGGACGACGTGGCCGACGTGGCCCGCGTGACGCTGCGAGGACTGCGCGCCATGCTGCGCGAGGCCGGGAGCGAGGCGGCGATCGTGGACCCCGAGGGCGTGCTGCGCGACCCCGACGCCGGGAGCGACCAGGCGAGCCCGATGTTCGACGACCTCGACTCCGCCGTGCGCTGGTGCGAGGACGAACTGCTGCGGCGCCACGGCGACGGGCCGACCGACGAGCAGACGCTTGTCGACGATCACCCCTTGCTGCGCGACCTGTCCCCCGAGGCGCGGTCGGTGCTCGACGCGGAGATGGAGCAGGTGACCTTCACCGCCGACGAGGTGGTGCTGGACAAGGGCTGCGACTTCGCCGGGGTCCACGTGATCGTGAGCGGCTCGGCGGCAGCGACGGTGGAGGGTCCCGACGGCACGCGGGTCCACCTGGTCACGATGCATCCGGGCACCTCCTTCGGGGAGCTCGCTCTCGGCACGGAGGGCATCCAGGAGACCTGCATCCGCGCCGTCACCGACCTCACCCTGCTGCGGCTCTCTGCCGAGTCGATCGAGCGGATCACCGACGAGCAGCCCCGCGTCGCGCTCGAGATGTGGCGCGCCATGGCCCGTGACGGGTACCGCGAGGCCGATCGCACGCTGCGGTCCGGCATCGTCAGCACCTGA